A region from the Neomonachus schauinslandi chromosome 2, ASM220157v2, whole genome shotgun sequence genome encodes:
- the LOC110590815 gene encoding cytochrome c oxidase subunit 8A, mitochondrial-like, whose protein sequence is MSLSTAQLLRGLTGLTWRLPVQCAQIHSKPPREELGTMDVAIGLTSCFLCFLLPSGWVLSHLESCKKRE, encoded by the coding sequence ATGTCTTTGTCGACGGCGCAGCTGCTGAGGGGCCTGACAGGTCTCACCTGGAGGCTCCCAGTGCAGTGTGCCCAGATCCATTCCAAGCCTCCGCGGGAGGAGCTCGGGACCATGGATGTTGCCATTGGGCTCACCTCCTGCTTCCTGTGTTTCCTCCTGCCATCGGGCTGGGTCCTGTCGCATCTGGAGAGCTGCAAGAAGCGGGAGTGA